The following proteins are encoded in a genomic region of Methylobacterium tardum:
- a CDS encoding cysteine synthase A: MTVPSREPAADVLTAIGQTPLIRLRRASEETGCTIYGKAEFLNPGLSVKDRAALSIVRDAEAKGLIRPGGTIVEGTAGNTGIGLALVASVRGYRTLIVIPVTQSEEKKQTLRLAGARLVEVPAVPFANPNNYVHVARRLAEKLAATEPAGAFFADQFDNVANRQAHLDGTGPEIWAQTGGRVDGFVCAAGTGGTLAGTAEALRARNPQVRIALSDPEGSALYAHYTTGTLKAEGSSITEGIGQGRITRNLEGFTPDRAFRIPDREALDIVFGLMREEGLSLGGSSGINVAGAIRLARDLGPGHTIVTILCDGAARYASKLFNPAFLTERNLPVPGWLDAPEAALPDWHA, translated from the coding sequence ATGACCGTACCGAGTCGCGAACCCGCCGCCGACGTGCTGACCGCCATCGGCCAGACGCCGCTGATCCGCCTGCGCCGCGCCTCCGAGGAGACCGGCTGCACCATCTACGGCAAGGCCGAGTTCCTGAATCCCGGGCTGTCGGTGAAGGACCGTGCCGCGCTCTCCATCGTGCGGGACGCGGAGGCGAAGGGCCTGATCCGTCCGGGCGGCACGATCGTCGAGGGCACCGCCGGCAACACCGGCATCGGCCTCGCCCTGGTGGCCTCGGTGCGCGGCTACCGGACGCTGATCGTCATCCCGGTCACCCAGTCCGAGGAGAAGAAGCAGACGCTGCGGCTCGCGGGCGCCCGGCTGGTCGAGGTCCCGGCCGTGCCCTTCGCCAACCCGAACAATTACGTCCACGTGGCAAGGCGGCTCGCCGAGAAGCTCGCTGCCACCGAGCCGGCAGGCGCCTTCTTCGCCGACCAGTTCGACAACGTCGCCAACCGGCAGGCGCATTTGGACGGCACCGGCCCGGAGATCTGGGCGCAGACCGGCGGCCGGGTCGACGGCTTTGTCTGCGCGGCCGGAACCGGCGGCACGCTCGCCGGCACCGCCGAGGCCCTGCGCGCCCGGAATCCGCAGGTGCGGATCGCGCTCTCCGATCCGGAAGGCTCGGCCCTCTACGCGCATTACACGACCGGAACGCTGAAGGCCGAGGGCTCCTCGATCACCGAAGGCATCGGCCAGGGGCGGATCACCCGCAACCTCGAGGGCTTCACCCCCGATCGCGCCTTCCGGATCCCGGACCGCGAGGCCCTCGACATCGTCTTCGGCCTGATGCGCGAGGAAGGGCTGTCGCTGGGCGGGTCGTCGGGCATCAACGTCGCCGGAGCGATCCGGCTGGCGCGGGACCTCGGGCCCGGCCACACGATCGTGACGATCCTCTGCGACGGGGCGGCGCGCTACGCCTCCAAGCTGTTCAATCCGGCCTTCCTCACCGAGCGCAACCTGCCGGTGCCGGGCTGGCTCGACGCGCCGGAGGCGGCCCTGCCGGACTGGCACGCTTGA
- a CDS encoding serine protease, which translates to MDSGDSSRCRPPGASRGRSRCGASLAILIGFGSLPVQAQDRPVPARAAPRPAPAAPTDPAFEAAKVTFEALPEAERKAVQDALVWTGDFNAVVSGAFGRRTFEALNAYGARTGGADPLDPRVRAALLAAGAAARSAARFRVSVDPGTGALMGVPERLLAKRTALPSGTRWQSQDGRVTLESRVFPPGTETLDTLFEKATAPLPGRKVTYKLRRPDAVVVTAETGPGLSYIRYAAGPEGVRGFLLGYDRALAPEVDRLVIAVANAFVPFPDSAVAPAAQIPAGPGSAPATRAAGNPAPSPQAAAPLKPASLSSAPASGAGLTVAPGRVLTAAAVLEGCAQPRIGSAPARVLATDSAGLALLEISGAPAPLQPAIRTDPVGTEESLIALAPGPDGVQAAPGEARGGDVIAALQPGSGGAPVLDRSGALVGLVARYPAAPRRVAGVVPPARLPLVPARAVAAFLAAQGLSAATPRRDGGPGAVAPAVVAITCR; encoded by the coding sequence ATGGATTCGGGTGACTCGTCGCGGTGTCGGCCTCCGGGCGCGTCGCGCGGCCGCTCCCGGTGTGGGGCATCGCTCGCGATCCTGATCGGCTTCGGCAGCCTGCCGGTTCAGGCTCAGGATCGGCCGGTGCCGGCCCGGGCCGCACCGAGGCCGGCGCCGGCGGCTCCGACCGATCCCGCCTTCGAGGCCGCGAAGGTGACCTTCGAGGCGCTGCCGGAAGCCGAGCGCAAGGCGGTCCAGGACGCCCTGGTCTGGACCGGTGACTTCAACGCCGTGGTGTCGGGGGCCTTCGGGCGCCGGACCTTCGAGGCGCTCAACGCCTACGGCGCCCGGACCGGCGGGGCCGATCCTCTCGATCCGCGCGTCCGGGCGGCGCTGCTCGCCGCTGGCGCGGCGGCGAGGAGCGCGGCGCGCTTCCGCGTCTCGGTCGATCCCGGCACCGGTGCCCTGATGGGGGTGCCCGAGCGCCTGCTGGCGAAGCGCACCGCCCTGCCCTCCGGAACCCGCTGGCAGAGCCAGGACGGCCGCGTGACCCTGGAATCCCGCGTCTTCCCGCCGGGGACCGAGACCCTAGACACCCTGTTCGAGAAGGCTACCGCGCCGCTCCCCGGCCGCAAGGTGACCTACAAGCTGCGGCGGCCCGACGCCGTGGTGGTCACCGCCGAGACCGGGCCGGGATTGTCCTACATCCGCTATGCCGCCGGACCGGAGGGCGTGCGCGGCTTCCTGCTCGGCTACGACCGCGCCCTGGCGCCGGAGGTCGACCGGCTCGTCATCGCCGTGGCGAACGCCTTCGTGCCGTTTCCGGACTCGGCCGTGGCGCCGGCCGCTCAGATCCCGGCAGGCCCGGGATCGGCGCCGGCGACCCGCGCTGCCGGCAACCCGGCACCCTCGCCGCAGGCCGCGGCACCCCTGAAGCCGGCGAGCCTGTCGTCCGCTCCGGCGTCGGGCGCGGGTCTCACGGTGGCGCCGGGACGCGTGCTGACCGCCGCCGCGGTGCTGGAGGGCTGCGCCCAGCCCCGGATCGGGTCGGCGCCGGCGCGGGTGCTCGCCACCGATTCCGCGGGCCTCGCCCTCCTCGAAATTTCCGGTGCCCCTGCCCCGCTCCAGCCTGCGATCCGGACCGATCCCGTCGGCACTGAGGAGAGCCTGATCGCCCTCGCGCCGGGCCCGGACGGGGTCCAGGCCGCGCCCGGCGAGGCGCGGGGCGGGGATGTGATCGCCGCGCTCCAGCCGGGATCCGGCGGTGCGCCGGTGCTCGACCGGTCGGGGGCCCTCGTCGGACTCGTCGCGCGCTATCCCGCGGCGCCGCGGCGGGTCGCCGGGGTGGTGCCGCCTGCGCGCCTGCCGCTGGTGCCGGCGCGGGCCGTCGCGGCCTTCCTGGCGGCCCAGGGCCTCTCCGCGGCGACGCCGCGCCGGGATGGTGGTCCCGGCGCGGTCGCGCCCGCCGTCGTGGCGATCACCTGCCGCTGA
- a CDS encoding alkylphosphonate utilization protein encodes MSGDDEAYVYDEATGEWLPPGSAATALETIAVRDAAGNALADGDSVTLIKDLKVKGANQTLKQGTVIRSIRLTDDPEEIDCRHDTIKGLVLRTEFVRKR; translated from the coding sequence TTGAGCGGCGACGACGAGGCTTACGTCTACGACGAGGCGACGGGCGAATGGCTCCCGCCCGGCTCCGCGGCCACGGCCCTCGAGACGATTGCCGTCCGCGACGCGGCCGGCAACGCCCTGGCCGACGGCGATTCGGTCACGCTGATCAAGGACCTCAAGGTCAAGGGCGCGAACCAGACCCTGAAGCAGGGCACGGTCATCCGGTCGATCCGGCTCACGGACGACCCGGAGGAGATCGACTGCCGCCACGACACCATCAAGGGCTTGGTGCTGCGCACCGAATTCGTGCGCAAGCGCTGA